The Gossypium hirsutum isolate 1008001.06 chromosome A03, Gossypium_hirsutum_v2.1, whole genome shotgun sequence genome contains the following window.
ttaattattctacggatattttaatcatatattcacaCGAATTTCAACCTATAAAAGGGCCTTTATAACCTTATAATTGACATGGCGACGTGTTCTCACATAAATCGGGTTTCTTTTCCTAGTTAAACTTTGGTATCTTTTCCcagttaatatttaattattttacggatattttaatcatatattcacaCGAATTTCAACCTATAAAAGGGCCTTTATAACCTTACAATTGATATCTTCATCACATTTAGATTAATAGAGTTTTGAGAGAGCTATAAGAGAATTTCATGTCTTAGTCGGAGAGCTTTGTTTCCGAGGTTtagtgtttatttatttttagttatctCCATCCTGCACTCAGTCAAATTATTTGTCGTTTAATGAAGTTTTCTTTACctgtggtttttatcctctttggaagagttttctatgtaaaatatttgtgttcgatcttCTCTATCTTTTTCTATTTCGTTGTTTATATGGGTTGATCCCCAACAAATATATAATTGCACCGATGATCAAATTTTGTGAATCAAATGGAGAATTTACATTTGGCTAGAGCTTTTCCTTATTaattttcctaaacttttaattattgttttcttcgtgagtttttaatttttaatttaatttttgtttctctAAAAAAACCTTCatatttattttacttgttttattcaagagataaaattattatcaatagATATGAATACGACCCTACTTGCTCGTATCTACTagttttatattttcaaataaattttaattttttaattctccATATTGCAgcaatatttttcaaattcatttaaaatataacatCTACTAAATTTGAAACTTGAATTCACTTCCTATTTTCCATCTTCAAACAGAGACTTTCTATGTAAGAAAAacactttttttaatttcatcctaATTACTCCAAATGCATTCAAATTTTCTTGCTATCTACATCAACACATTTTTTATACATCCAATCATGAAATCTCTATaatcttaattttatattttaaatcaataattttatagttatggGGCCTAATAAGGGAATAAACTATATTCAAATCTCAATGTTGTCCCCTCCATTTCCAAGGGCCACTATCCCAATGGTTGCACCAAACTTTGTGAATAGAGAAAGAGAGAGACTCACTACCAAGAAAAAACATGTAGCAAAGTGGTAAAATATTGaagttttttaagtttaaatttcagTGCTTTTTGatgctttatatatatttttatataatatatatttatatataacttaCCTGTTTTCCCTTCAAAGTTTAGACTCCTATAAAAAGATTCCAACCCCATGATCCCTCTATTACAAAAATccacttttttaattaaataccATATGTCATGGTATTTTATGGAACTAATTTAGGGTTTGGTATATAAATCTTTTAATGACCTAAACTTTAGGGGGTGTGCTTGCCAAATTGGCAATTATTGGCAAAGTCCAAAGTGGGATCATgggaaaaattaataaaatattatgtagGAAGAATTCTTATAATATAAACTATGTAAATAAAATAGCATGATGGAGATGGAATACCCTACTTAGCTCCCACTTaatcatttcttttgttttctttttcaaaagagaaaaaggaacTTTTGAGGAAATCTTGAATATTGTATGCATATTATTTTGTCCCCTTCTATCAGCCATACCATGAAATTGttggttttattaaattaatatatctgAAATGAATGCATAAACTTTTTCAAAAGAGAAAAGTTAACAATTTCCCTTGTTCATCTTTTAAATATATCTCAATTTGAAtgttgggtttttatttttcggTTTGAATCAGATAAGCAATCATctagaaaattttataatttatataaacaataatgtaaaatttataaatatatataataaaaaaatagaaaaaatgcaTCGAGAACATCCACCATATAGTGaacatttttatgtattaatttttaaaaatttatttaaaaattaaacgcgactttgaatgaaatagtaaagaTTACGATATCAAGGGGttcataaataggaaaataatgcgCTTCAGCCTACTCAAATTTATATCctcttgcattgacaacaatacttatACCAACCGAGATTGACATGAAATATGTAAATCAATAcccatacaaataaataaaatatcattgtcatacattaaaaaaaaatgctcatGAAAGTtaacagaaaaagaaagaaaaaagaactcAGTAGGTTAAAAGTCATGTTTGagttagggattttcatccccactTTTGTTATCAAACTTAGACAAGGTCCAGTGGTTCTTTTCAGTTCCATTGAAAGCTCAAGATTACCAACAACACTGTTTATGTATATAAAAACAAAGTCTGTTAATTAATGTTTCTTTGTCTTTGATTTGAAGAAGCTGCTTGATGAAGAATGCTGTTTAAAAAGTTGGAATTGTACAGCATGAATGATTTAAGCAACGCCTTCAATTAGAATCAGGTTTTTTTTCCCtggtatttgatttaattaaatcaaaagtCGAACTGTATTAACCCTTAAAATAAgggtaaagtttttttttcttgttgtttttttttcatttacaaaatttaaatttaaaactttacttAAAAAGTATCGAACTATTTATTACTCTAtctaacaataattttattaatgtaacTCACTTAAACAGGCACTATTAATTGAAGTTTGCCTATCACATTTTAACCTCATTTTgattatataagttaaaattatttaaatttgaatttgatcaaaaattgaatgtaaaatttaacctcatttaaattttttaataataaattatccaaaacatGAAATAAGTAAAACTCAAAATGATTCAAATTCACCGAATCTTAATTCACCCGACCGAACcaaattatcttatttaaaaagGTTAGAGTAGGTTCAGTCGGTTTCCTTTTAATTTGCCCTCAATAAATTTACTTCAATTCAAAGTCTCGAGGGAATGACAACACAGCATGGTCAGTATCTTTATGATAAAGAATAAATCTatcaaaatagtaataataaagaaTAAGGGTTAATTAATTTCACCAAACTTCCTCAAATTATGGTTTAAATTCAGTTTTACCCTCCATTTACACCCTTTTCCCCGATCACCCGATAGCTATAGACATTCATTAAATCTCAGCTTTTCGCATGGTAAAGCTCGGCCTCATGACCTTGTCTGAAAAGCAATACGTCTCACAAATACATCCTACAACACCAATCCCTTTAGGCAAACTCCAATAATGCCCTCGACTAACATTCACCACCTATGGATAGGGAACTCAATGGTTAGGATCTACACTCAAATATCATTCTTCTATAAATATTCTCTCGGCACCGGCGCAAAGACAAGCAACCCACATAGTCTATACTCTATCAAAACTTAAGCTCGAACTCTCAAACCACTAGTCTAACGGCTCTCTCCATCCATAGTATGCACTGCCTCAATTTTAATGGCTTTCCACACCCTATATGGTGTGAGCCGCCCCTGTTATACCATTCTACACTTTGTATAATCTCAATGTTATAACGGCTTCAAAATTGATCCTCAACttcaaaatgttttaattaaggtcTCGAAATATCAAGTCCTTCCATCAATCTAACTGTTTGCTTAAACATTAAATGCCAACTTAATTATGATGTGGAGTGTATTTAAAACATGTGTGTACCAGTGCGTGATCAACCTGGTTCTCACGTCttatgaaaaagaagaaaaaatatcctCCATTAATTTTACTGACATTACATTTTAGATATGTTATATTCAAGCTTTTCATACAATGCGTAAACACGTACTTACGATTTTATTGATGAGTTTTAAATATGGATATTTGAAGTGAGCTTTAAACCTCAAGTTAATAGTGAGACTAACAGAAcaacataattaattcaatattgataTGTTAAGAAATTAATTAGAAGATATAGCAGTTTgaggactaatttaaaatttgagccaATTTGAGGGATGTCAAGTGCTATTAATCCAAAGAGTAAAGATAGGAACTTTAGGATGTCAATGCAGGTCCTTTTTCCCCATTGCATTTAActacatttaatattcttaaaccACAAGATTAAAcgcttttaattaattttaaaaacatttaccctacaaattaaatctaaaaaagaaaaatggaaaaaaataggtATTAGCATTTATATagttattttcaattttcaatttattgatttatttttaaaattatatttattaatagtttacttttctaattttaaataatatttttataaacataaatttaaactaatttattgtttttaataacttaatttgatattttattttataatttaacttaaaaatgacaaaaatattaaaattttcttttaaaatatcaaaatattacatgTTAGGTACACAGCAATATAATTTGACACTAGACTTGTCCATTGACCGAGTGACTTGCCTAGCTAAGTTGGTTGAACTCGATTTAGGTTTAGCTTGGACAAAGATTTATTATTCCGgcttaatataaatttaaattatttaaattaattataaaattatactttttaatattttttaatggttTATGTTCGTTTCATGGGCCatgtaaattaattgtttttggATTCATGTCTACCTCTTCcaataatatcattttcaagGTTCAAACTTAAATTTTCTTCTTACGATAACAATGTGCTTTACCATTCTATCCAATAATTGTTGGTCTAAGTTTGTCTCAAACTTTAAAAAGAATCTTTTAAAATTCGAATGGCAGTtcaaattatgaattgaaatcaAGACTTTTAGAATTAGATCGATGATTGAATCGGTCAAGCTATTGGTTTGTTGATTCGaccaatttaatcaattttttcggttcgattaaataaatcaaaaaaatttaaaaatctaattcaatcatttttttctCGAGTCAATCAATTTGTGccgatttttaaataaaataatttaatatctttCTTCGAACTAATACACCAGCTGATTTCCGGTCTGACCAACCAATCCTATTAGTTTCAAATAAGCTTGATGGAAACtcatcaaaatttaaattatgatttaaagACGAAAATAATATAATCTTTGTGAAGTTTGTCTAGTATGATGAGGTCATTTTTGTCATTCAACTTCACCCTCAACGACAGTATTTGTCATTTAATGTCCATTCACGATGTCCTTTCCCTTCCATTCCATTCTTCTCCCCtgccaaaaacaaaaacaaacaacacaaaacaacaaaaatgaaaGCTCCCAACAAAATGAAACTCAATACAAACTTTTAGAATTTGAAGCGATATTAAACCCATTTCTTCTTCAAAAAAAGGGATCCGATAATGGCAAGTGGGTGGGTCAAATCTTTGCATTGCAAATCAAGAGCTTTTGAAGATGTTTATCACCCAAATCCCAAGCATTTAATACCCAGTTCTAGTTGTAGACGAAGCTCTCAAAGCATCAAAGATGTTATCAAAGCCACTAAGAAAATGCCCAAGAATTCAAACCCGAAATTGTTTCCTAGGTCCAACAGTCAACCCGAATCCGATTCGAATAACCCACCGCCTCGACCTCGCCGGAGTAGTTCTACTTCTACTACCACTACACGTTCTGTTCGGAACCCTGACCCTGTTTTGCCGTCGTTGACTGAGTTACCGGCGGGTCATCCTTCAAGGAATGTGGTTGAGATTATTTTTCATACGAGTTGGAGCCCCAAGGCTTTCACGGGTCGAATTGAGATGATTTTTAAAGTTCAAAACGGGCCGAGGACAGTGGCCCGGTTCGATGAGTACCGAGAGACGGTCAAAGCTCGGTCTGGGTCGGGTGGTTTGGTTTCTGGCGACGAGGAAAACGCGAGGTGCGTGGCGGATGGGAATGAAGTAATGCGGTTTCATTGTTTGGGTCCAACTCCGGGGAACTGTTCGATGAACGAAGCGTGGCTGTTTTCCAGCGGGAAAGGAGCGGCGATTTGTACGTATGCCGGGAGCGGTGAGGCCCACGAGAGCGCCGGTGGTGGGAAAGGGAGGAAAGCGATGTTGGTTTGCAGGGTTATTGCGGGTCGGGTCTCGAAACGGGTAGGGTTCGGGTACGAGTCATTGATGGATGGTCGGATCGGGTATGACTCAGTGAGTGGGGACAACGGCGAGTTGCTCGTGTTTGATCCACGTGCAGTATTACCATGCTTTCTTATTATctacaaattgtaaattttcccttaatttgttttctgttttatgtttttttttaatgagGGGTGCATCGTCTTGGTTGCATTTTATCAacacaaggtttttttttttggtttaatttttctctttttttaaatatatataattttttgtgaTTATTATTAGTAGAATTAAATTGGGTTGATAGATGCTAATTCatcaattttgtcctttttttttcatattttggtaTTAGATAgttacatttcaaaattttaaggcttaatgataaaatatgataaaattttactattaacGTTTATATGTTTTATCAAAATGactttaattgtaattttttaatttttttattatcaatctttgtttttttttttaaattattatttttaaaacaaatttgatgaaaatatggCAAAAAAGTCAACTGTGGAATATATTTAATAAGATGttcatgtgaaaaataataaaataaataattcataaagttaaaaaaataattcttaatttaaagaaagtaaacataattattttaagaaaagtttcaaaataaatggatatatttaatatattcggtttaatttattaattatctttttgaaacCTTTAAATAaacgtttattttctttaaattaagaattatttttttaatttcatatatgatttatctattttattatttttcatatgtaGCTATTTTGTTGAGTTGCCTAGgtaataaattatatctcattaaaaatatcacACATCAtccctattaatttttttatctatactttcatcaaatctgttaaaaaaaagagtttgaaaaaaagaacaaatattgaTGGCCAAAAAaacctcaaaaatataattaagattattttaataaaattagtgaCCAAATTTACTATTCGGTCAAATTTAAACGAGAGtaaaatttttggttaaattatgattcAAGCCCTTATATTTTTGtacatttagaatttaatataaaaaattaattttattgagATATCTCATTTTCGATAACTTATTAATTAACTCAATTTACCGTTTGGAATTTGGTAATTACTTTTACgttattgaattttgaattaaagtgGTGTTTATTGGCCATTTTGGCATTTGGATTTGGtggaatatttaataaaaattgaccTTAAGGACCAAGAAAATTTGATTAATCAACGTTATTGATTTGATGTCTAATTATGGGTCGTTGTGAAAGTTTGGAATACAAGTTTCAAGTTTGTTACAAATGTACTCACCTTCAATAGCatcctaattttatttttatttttgaacatttttcctttttatttgtatgggttaaattgaataaagattTTCGTATTACACATAAACTCGTATTTGATATTCATGTAATTCATTTTTGTTAATGTATTTTTTTCTCTATCCTTTTTTTTGTGATGTTTGTCTATTTATATAATATGTGTATTGTTAATTGATAAGACATGCTAAGTAGATTTTATGCATATAGACACATATCCTACTCTAGATTTAACATGTGTTACACGTTCTCCTACATGTACAACTTTGCAGGGGAGTAAACTCGACGTGAAAGCTTAATCTGCGGCCTTGTGGGTTTGGACCGATATCGATCCAAACCCAAATGGACTTTGGACCGATAGTGGTAACTATTCTAACAATATTATAAAATTCCTAACTAAATGGAGTATCATTAAAGGATTTTGAATTGAGCAAAATGCAATCCAAATAATAATGTTTCAAGGTCCAATTACCTTTTATAATGATGATTTAGGATCCAAGAATAGATGGTGATATCCAATTGCATCCTAATGATTCTCAATGGAAATAAAAAGGGTTCTTAGATTAtgattttgttaagaaaaagaaggaaaaaataatacaaaaaggCTTTTTAGGGTTATGGTTCCATATTCAAAGTTGTTGAATTAGCCAAAGATAATGATGATCTAAACCCTAACCACTTTTTTCCATCATCAAATAGTTGTTTGTTCAAATTTTGATGtgtacttttaatttctttattttcaattttaagattaattaaaaaaagtaaaattcaataataaaatttgtattatttCCACTCATGGACGTGAATTCGCCCATATTTGAAGATCAATCTTAGGGAGAGTGAAATCGTAGAAGATTTGATCAAATTAGATCAAACAAATCGAATCTCTTAATTTCAAGAGATTGACTCGGATGACTTAAAGATATATCTTAAAGTTTTTTGATTTATCTTATATGTTATTAGGATATTGTTAGCTCTGACTACTTTGGAGgagattattattatattttatttgtatatcaCGAAGTTTAAAATTGTTTATATAGAGCATAGTTGTATAAACCAGATGAAGTGAGAGTTTAGCATTTATTTTGTTCAATTGAAACAGGTTATTGAGATAGCATATTGTAAGTAAAACAAATGAGTCAATTGATTTTAcgaattaagttttttaaaaaaaaattattagaaaaagaTCCAAATCATAAATACAAGTGTGTGATAGtgataatagtaaataatatgaCTTAAATCATTCATTGTACGTGATCAATTGGGATATAATTTTCGACTCAcacaaataaatcaaaaatttaaaaattacaagtaGTATGCCATATCTAAACCTTAATATCATATCAAAAGTTCAAATATGGAGATCGCTAGTAGGGATGAGTTCGGTTTCATTCAATTGAGTTTGCATTTTTATTTTCTGAATCATTCATGGTAATTCAATTCacttatttgtt
Protein-coding sequences here:
- the LOC121223593 gene encoding uncharacterized protein, with amino-acid sequence MASGWVKSLHCKSRAFEDVYHPNPKHLIPSSSCRRSSQSIKDVIKATKKMPKNSNPKLFPRSNSQPESDSNNPPPRPRRSSSTSTTTTRSVRNPDPVLPSLTELPAGHPSRNVVEIIFHTSWSPKAFTGRIEMIFKVQNGPRTVARFDEYRETVKARSGSGGLVSGDEENARCVADGNEVMRFHCLGPTPGNCSMNEAWLFSSGKGAAICTYAGSGEAHESAGGGKGRKAMLVCRVIAGRVSKRVGFGYESLMDGRIGYDSVSGDNGELLVFDPRAVLPCFLIIYKL